The window GTCGAAAACGATGGCCGCTATATTTGCGCTTAGCGTTACGAATTGGCAGGGACAACTTGCTGCCCAGGAAAATGACGAGGTTTTTGACCTCAGTCCGTTCACGGTAGAGTCCTCAGATAGTGAGGGATATGCCGCCACATCTACGTTGGCTGGAACGCGTTTAAAAACGAACCTGCGCGACATCGCTTCGTCCATTTCGGTCGTCACCAAGGATTTTCTTGAGGACACGGCCTCGACAGACTTGAAGGAGCTGTTGATCTACACAGCCGGCACCGAGGTTATCGGGCCTATTGGAAATCTTGCCAATGAAGCCGGACGAACCGGCGAAAACACGGTTTCTGAAATCTTTTCCACAAACACGGCGACTACGCGCGTTCGAGGACTCGCCAGTGCGACGCTTACGAGAAATTACTACGAAAGTCTTATTCCCATGGATTCGTACAACACGGAACGAGTCACAATTAACCGTGGGGCGAATTCCATTCTGTTTGGGGTCGGGAGTCCGGCGGGTATTATCAATAACGGACTGGTAGCACCTGTGTTCGAAAATCGGACAGAACTCACGGGGCGGGTCGGATCTTATGGATCCTACCGGGGCACTTTTGATATCGAGCGTGTGTTGGTAGAGGACAAGTTATCCGTTCGGGTTACCGGTCTATATGAAGATACTAAATTCCAGCAAGACCCTGCATTTGAAGAGGATCAAAGAATCTTTCTGGCAGCAGCCTGGAAACCAACAGAGGATCTTACCATACGTGCGAATATTGAGGGAGGGAATATAGATTCGAATCTGCCTCGGCAATTCCCCTTGGTGGACATGATTGGCATGTGGTGGGATCCGCTCGCCCATCCGAAGGGATTGATTCAACCGACTCACGATGCGACCGCCGTGGCTTCAAACGGCCCTTATTCACGTTCCTATTTTGGGCCGATGTCTTCAATTTTTGTGCCTCAGGCGGTTTGGGCAGATCCTACTTCGCCTCGTGTTGACACCTCCCGGGTTGCAAACGGAACCGCTGGTATGTTGAATCTGAAACAGCCTTTCTGGCATCCGGCTGGGAGTCCTAACAGGGACGCTGATTGGTGGGCGGCTGTCCGTGGAACGGGTCGCAATATGGAAGTCTGGAACAACGGCGCGAACTCCGCTATTTCAGGCCAATTCACTAATCATCAAATAACGGACACCTCAATAATCGATTTCAGGAATCATTTGATCGATGGAGATACGAAGGGTGAATCTTTGGATTTTGATTCGTTCAATATATCTGCAGAACATTTATTCTGGGAAGACAACATTGGGGTCGAAGTTGCCTATGATAAGCAATCCAGTTACGAGCAGAATCATCGACTCCTCAGTGGTGGTCGCTCAGAATCGCTTCAGATTGATCCAACCTCTGTGTTACCGGATGGCTCAACCAATCCAAACTTAGGTCGCCCCTTGGTGGGATTCAATAACGGATACTGGAGTAAAACGGATTCCGAGAGCGATGTTTTCCGCACCACTGCGTTCATAAATCTGAATATCTCAGACTGGATGAACAACGACGGATGGCTCAGCAAGATCGTTGGCAATCATGCCATCACTGCGCTTTATGAAGACAGGGAAGCGAGCAATTTTGTTCGTGGCGGCCCACAGGTCACTTGGGGAAAAGACTATGCCGAATTCGGAAGGAGAGCCGATAATGGACAATTTGTGAACAACACCCTTCCACGGCCCGGAGGGCAGCGCAGTTTCGGTGGAATCGTCTATCTGGGTGATTCTCTCTTTGGTGCATCCTCGCCAGCCGGAGCAAACCTCCAGGGCAGTATCCCCAACCTACAAATTGAAGACTCCTACACGATTACCGTTCACAACTATAATACGGATAGCTGGGAGAATAAAAGTTTTTCAACAGAGAAAAATGCTACGACTAACGCAAGGAAGGACCGCTTGGAGAGAGAATCTGAAGCGATCATATTCAGCAGTCGTTTTCTGGATGACCATATTGTCGCAACTTATGGTTGGCGCAAGGACACCATCAATTCCTTTGCGGAAACGGCACCGATATCCGATACTCAGTACAGCTTACTCGCCGATTCCAGTTTTCAAGTTCTGGACACATCGAGTGGAGATGAATTCAGCGATACGACATTTTCTTGGGGCGTTGTCGGCCACGCACCTCAGTCTTGGATTGAGAATTTGCCGGTTGACTCGTTCAGCATCCATTACGCGAGTGCGGAAAATCGAGTGGCCAGCGGTCGTGTTCGCCACGACGTATTTGGCCGTGACTTGTCCTCTCCTTTAGGTGAAACGGAGGAGTATGGTTTTACGGTTTCATTCCTGGAAAATAATCTATCGATTCGTGCCAATTGGTTTGAAACGGTTCAGGCTTTAAGAACGGAGACCGA is drawn from Verrucomicrobiota bacterium and contains these coding sequences:
- a CDS encoding TonB-dependent receptor plug domain-containing protein, which codes for MNHNPMYVAKTQWSKTMAAIFALSVTNWQGQLAAQENDEVFDLSPFTVESSDSEGYAATSTLAGTRLKTNLRDIASSISVVTKDFLEDTASTDLKELLIYTAGTEVIGPIGNLANEAGRTGENTVSEIFSTNTATTRVRGLASATLTRNYYESLIPMDSYNTERVTINRGANSILFGVGSPAGIINNGLVAPVFENRTELTGRVGSYGSYRGTFDIERVLVEDKLSVRVTGLYEDTKFQQDPAFEEDQRIFLAAAWKPTEDLTIRANIEGGNIDSNLPRQFPLVDMIGMWWDPLAHPKGLIQPTHDATAVASNGPYSRSYFGPMSSIFVPQAVWADPTSPRVDTSRVANGTAGMLNLKQPFWHPAGSPNRDADWWAAVRGTGRNMEVWNNGANSAISGQFTNHQITDTSIIDFRNHLIDGDTKGESLDFDSFNISAEHLFWEDNIGVEVAYDKQSSYEQNHRLLSGGRSESLQIDPTSVLPDGSTNPNLGRPLVGFNNGYWSKTDSESDVFRTTAFINLNISDWMNNDGWLSKIVGNHAITALYEDREASNFVRGGPQVTWGKDYAEFGRRADNGQFVNNTLPRPGGQRSFGGIVYLGDSLFGASSPAGANLQGSIPNLQIEDSYTITVHNYNTDSWENKSFSTEKNATTNARKDRLERESEAIIFSSRFLDDHIVATYGWRKDTINSFAETAPISDTQYSLLADSSFQVLDTSSGDEFSDTTFSWGVVGHAPQSWIENLPVDSFSIHYASAENRVASGRVRHDVFGRDLSSPLGETEEYGFTVSFLENNLSIRANWFETVQALRTETDLSALNGLIPFILNRVGENARAVIDENFYEQDDIENLANYPAQPPEIVQAWNIRDDGTGSGAFVWTAPDNLATTSDGVSKGFELEMVGNLARNWTVSLNAVQVEVTRSNTAPEYQEYLYGTYNQAQLWGQDKFGKYPSALGNAFNIGERIELIYESPFNLARLQDGAGSVDQIREWRWNLFTNYRFDQDSKLKGWSVGGGARWQDEIAIGHPQIFDNDLNAYKPDINNPHFGPSELNIDSFVRYKRKIMDDKVDMTLTLNIRNLFDDDDLIPVAANPNEGSTGLVAIWRIPTERTYSLSARFSF